Proteins encoded within one genomic window of Neorhizobium galegae bv. orientalis str. HAMBI 540:
- a CDS encoding NAD(P)/FAD-dependent oxidoreductase, whose translation MHVVVIGAGIVGAATALELLKDGHQVTIVEPEQPGGRHAASYGNSGWLSPASIIPMSMPGLWRKVPGYLADPSGPLTIRWRHLVRLAPWLLRFVLAGSTEAKVERTARILASLLHDAPSRHAALAEKIGRSDLIQRRGLLYVYQDRAAFEAETFAWRLRRDNGVSYRELSSAELHALEPDLSSRYSFAAFVEDGGHCVDPGGYVAAMVDHAVGLGAQRINARATGFDLTGNRLSGIRTEAGTVTCDKAVIAAGIHSKKLSALAGDTIPMQSERGYHVVIPYHLAKGEMPIMPSDGKMGNNPSLAGLRIAGQVELASVEESPDWTRAEILLKHARGTYPALSDLSEGKNIDRWMGHRPSTADGLPVIGFSKSSEDIVHAFGHGHVGLAAGPVSGALVADLIARRECAIDLSALSAARFR comes from the coding sequence ATGCATGTAGTGGTCATTGGAGCGGGTATCGTCGGCGCAGCGACGGCACTCGAGTTGTTGAAAGACGGGCACCAGGTCACCATCGTCGAGCCGGAACAGCCCGGCGGCCGCCACGCCGCAAGTTATGGCAACAGCGGCTGGCTGAGCCCTGCCTCGATCATCCCGATGTCGATGCCCGGCCTCTGGAGGAAGGTGCCCGGTTATCTTGCCGACCCTTCCGGACCGCTGACCATCCGCTGGCGGCATCTGGTGCGTCTCGCGCCCTGGCTACTGCGCTTCGTGCTGGCCGGTTCGACGGAAGCCAAGGTCGAACGGACCGCGAGAATTCTGGCGAGCCTCCTGCACGATGCTCCATCCCGACATGCGGCTCTGGCAGAGAAAATCGGACGGTCGGATCTCATCCAGCGCAGGGGCCTGCTCTACGTGTACCAGGACCGAGCTGCTTTCGAGGCAGAGACTTTTGCGTGGCGCCTGCGACGCGATAACGGCGTTTCCTATCGAGAACTATCTTCGGCAGAATTGCATGCACTCGAGCCGGATCTTTCATCCCGCTATTCCTTTGCTGCCTTCGTCGAGGATGGCGGTCATTGTGTGGATCCGGGAGGCTATGTCGCAGCGATGGTGGATCATGCGGTGGGTCTCGGCGCCCAGCGTATCAACGCGAGGGCGACCGGTTTCGATCTTACCGGCAACCGGCTTTCCGGTATACGAACAGAGGCGGGTACCGTGACGTGCGACAAGGCCGTCATCGCTGCCGGTATACACTCAAAAAAGCTTTCGGCGTTGGCCGGTGACACAATCCCGATGCAGAGCGAGCGCGGTTATCACGTAGTCATTCCCTATCATTTGGCCAAGGGGGAGATGCCGATCATGCCGAGCGACGGCAAGATGGGCAACAATCCGAGCCTTGCCGGACTTCGTATTGCCGGACAGGTCGAGCTGGCAAGTGTTGAGGAAAGTCCGGACTGGACCCGCGCCGAAATCCTGCTGAAACACGCCAGAGGAACCTATCCGGCGCTGTCGGATCTATCCGAAGGCAAAAATATCGATCGGTGGATGGGGCATCGGCCTTCGACTGCGGACGGCCTTCCGGTGATCGGTTTTTCAAAGTCTTCCGAAGACATCGTTCACGCGTTTGGCCACGGTCACGTCGGCCTTGCAGCCGGACCGGTCAGCGGCGCGCTTGTTGCAGACCTGATCGCTAGGCGCGAATGTGCCATCGATCTGTCAGCACTGTCCGCCGCCCGTTTTCGCTAA
- a CDS encoding tripartite tricarboxylate transporter permease produces MDTLNALLLGFDQAILPTNLFWCLIGTLLGTLVGVLPGLGPAATMAILLPFTIGLEPVTSLIMMAGIYYGAQYGGSTTAILLNLPGEASSVVTAIDGYKMARNGRAGVALSTAAIGSFFAGTVATLLLALFAPSLAEIGLLFGPAEYFSLMILGLVASVVLSRGSLPKALAMVFIGILVGLVGQDVQTAVPRFTLGFEEMSSGINFVVVAMGLFGIGELIKDLENPESRTAINAPFFSMIPSREDWRRMVAPILRGTGIGSVLGLLPGGGALLAAFAAYAIEKRVANPPEGFGGGAIEGVASPESANNAGAQTSFVPLLTLGLPANAVMALMFGALIMQGIAPGPTLISEHPDVFWGVIVSMWVGNLMLLVLNLPLIGIWTRLLTMPFHYLFPAIVVFCSIGAFSLSNSVFDLWLLGAFGVAGYIFAKLDCDPAPLVMGLILGPMMEENFRRAMFLARGNPGIFVDRPISAGLLVLAVLAIVAVALPKIKAVREEAFQE; encoded by the coding sequence ATGGATACGCTGAACGCCCTGCTTCTCGGCTTTGACCAGGCAATCCTGCCGACGAACCTGTTCTGGTGCCTGATTGGCACGCTGCTCGGGACCCTTGTCGGCGTCCTGCCAGGCCTCGGGCCGGCCGCCACAATGGCCATCCTCCTGCCTTTCACCATCGGACTTGAACCGGTGACATCGCTGATCATGATGGCAGGCATCTATTACGGTGCGCAATATGGTGGTTCGACGACGGCCATCCTTCTCAACCTGCCCGGTGAAGCATCGTCCGTGGTTACGGCGATCGACGGCTACAAGATGGCCCGCAACGGACGAGCGGGCGTGGCCCTGTCGACGGCGGCGATCGGCTCTTTTTTCGCCGGCACCGTCGCCACGCTGTTGCTGGCGTTGTTTGCACCATCGCTTGCCGAAATCGGATTGCTGTTCGGCCCCGCGGAGTACTTCTCGTTGATGATCCTCGGGCTTGTCGCCTCGGTCGTGCTTTCGCGCGGATCGCTGCCGAAGGCACTTGCCATGGTCTTCATCGGCATTCTGGTCGGCCTTGTCGGCCAGGACGTGCAAACTGCCGTGCCGCGCTTCACGCTCGGTTTCGAAGAGATGTCGAGCGGTATCAATTTCGTCGTGGTGGCGATGGGATTATTCGGCATCGGCGAGTTGATCAAGGATCTGGAAAACCCGGAAAGCCGTACGGCCATCAACGCACCGTTCTTTTCGATGATCCCGTCGCGGGAGGACTGGCGCCGGATGGTTGCGCCGATCCTTCGTGGCACCGGGATCGGTTCCGTGCTGGGACTTTTGCCGGGCGGAGGCGCGCTTCTCGCTGCCTTCGCCGCCTACGCCATAGAGAAACGCGTTGCCAATCCGCCCGAAGGTTTCGGCGGTGGTGCGATCGAAGGCGTGGCATCGCCCGAGAGCGCCAACAATGCCGGTGCGCAGACCTCGTTCGTCCCGCTGCTTACGCTCGGCCTACCGGCAAACGCCGTCATGGCCCTGATGTTCGGCGCCCTGATCATGCAGGGTATCGCACCCGGGCCGACGCTGATTTCCGAACATCCCGACGTGTTCTGGGGCGTCATCGTGTCGATGTGGGTAGGCAACCTCATGCTGCTGGTCTTGAACCTGCCACTGATCGGCATCTGGACCCGCTTGCTGACGATGCCTTTCCACTATCTCTTTCCGGCTATCGTGGTGTTCTGCTCGATTGGCGCATTCTCGCTCAGCAACTCGGTCTTCGATCTTTGGCTGCTTGGAGCCTTCGGCGTCGCCGGCTACATCTTCGCCAAGCTTGATTGCGATCCGGCACCACTGGTGATGGGCCTCATTCTCGGGCCGATGATGGAAGAAAATTTCCGTAGAGCCATGTTCCTCGCCCGCGGCAATCCCGGCATTTTTGTCGATCGCCCGATTTCGGCCGGTCTGCTTGTCCTTGCTGTGCTCGCCATCGTCGCGGTCGCCCTGCCGAAGATCAAGGCCGTCCGTGAAGAGGCATTTCAGGAATGA
- a CDS encoding tripartite tricarboxylate transporter TctB family protein: MFVLIGAAFLLSSLDLSYGTWRKIGPGAFPGLVASALIAMGVIVAFTAEKLNAGKEQPSLYSSKVTFIIAAIVVFGLVIRGGGLLPAVFCCSVISSLASRPLRPVKSMLYGLGLGTACSLAFIKGLGMPIAIIGPWFGL, from the coding sequence GTGTTCGTATTGATCGGCGCCGCTTTCTTGTTGAGCAGTCTCGATCTCTCCTACGGTACCTGGCGCAAAATCGGTCCCGGTGCATTTCCGGGTCTGGTCGCCTCGGCGCTGATCGCCATGGGCGTCATTGTCGCCTTTACGGCCGAGAAACTTAACGCCGGCAAAGAACAACCGAGTCTTTATTCATCGAAGGTCACGTTCATCATTGCAGCGATAGTGGTGTTTGGGCTGGTCATTCGTGGAGGAGGGTTGCTGCCGGCGGTCTTCTGTTGCAGCGTCATCTCCTCGTTGGCGTCGCGCCCTTTGCGGCCGGTGAAATCGATGTTGTACGGGCTCGGGCTCGGCACGGCCTGCAGCCTCGCCTTCATCAAGGGGCTCGGCATGCCGATTGCCATCATTGGTCCCTGGTTCGGACTTTAG
- a CDS encoding molybdopterin-dependent oxidoreductase, translating to MTKAPKTTQHSEPSADRRHVGTHWGFYSHDGLDGAIRSMAGDPDPVQFGGELPADRLAPCRILRPAVRRSFLEKGPGHRAGRRGAEAFVEVSWDEALELVAGEIRRVRDEHGNGAIFSGSYGWSSAGRFHHAQSQLKRFFNVNGGSVRSVQSYSYAAGEIILPHVIGSTDGLITGHSPWSQIVGHADLIVMFGGTPLRNAQVNAGGVSRHETRQGLLDCKEAGAHFINVGPVRDDAAGELDAQWMALRPGTDAALLLAIAHVLIQEDHYDAGFIGRYTVGFETLRDYLFGNVDGVIKDVAWAAGITGLEAQDILTLARTMASRKTFIMMAWALQRADHGEQAYSAAIAVASLLGRIGLPGGGFGFGYASVSGIGQPASAVKWPSLPQGQNAISDYIPVARIADMLLSPGAEYDHDGKKRIYPDIRLIYWAGGNPFHHHQDLNRLVEAWQKPETIIVHEHWWNAHARHADIVLPASTFLERDDLVASGRDGFLGYSTRTTAPPADVFSDHEILRRVAAKLGTEAAFTGGWSESEWLEKLYADAQANAASGDISLPDFSTFRNVGLVEVESQNADKPFLAAFRADPVAHPLHTPSGLIELSSELIAGFDYVDCPGHPAWVEPVEWLGGKLAALYPLHLLSCQPHDKLHSQWDHAAPSRRTKSGGRQPVRIHPDDAAARGLAQGEVVTISNARGACLAVVAITDAVMPGVVQLATGAWFDPADPSTPGSLELNGNPNVLTPDRGTSRLTQGPSPNSCLVEISRFIGTPPQVRAYRPPDLVPDPRLNDAHGKECP from the coding sequence ATGACGAAGGCTCCGAAAACCACGCAACATTCGGAGCCTTCGGCAGACCGTCGCCATGTCGGAACCCATTGGGGGTTCTACAGTCATGATGGCTTAGATGGCGCCATTCGTTCGATGGCGGGCGATCCCGATCCCGTTCAATTCGGCGGGGAGCTTCCAGCCGACAGGCTCGCGCCGTGCCGCATCCTCAGACCAGCGGTCAGGCGATCCTTCCTTGAAAAGGGACCGGGCCATCGTGCCGGGCGGCGGGGAGCCGAGGCATTTGTCGAGGTTTCCTGGGATGAAGCACTCGAACTGGTCGCCGGCGAAATTCGCCGCGTCAGAGACGAGCACGGTAACGGCGCGATTTTTTCCGGCTCCTACGGCTGGTCGAGCGCCGGGCGATTTCATCATGCGCAAAGCCAGCTGAAACGCTTTTTCAACGTGAACGGCGGTTCCGTTCGTTCCGTCCAGAGCTATAGTTATGCCGCCGGCGAAATCATCCTGCCGCACGTCATCGGTTCCACCGATGGGCTGATTACCGGCCATAGCCCATGGAGCCAGATCGTCGGTCATGCGGATCTGATCGTGATGTTCGGCGGCACGCCGCTTCGCAACGCTCAGGTCAATGCCGGCGGCGTTTCGCGGCATGAAACCCGCCAGGGTCTGCTTGATTGCAAGGAGGCAGGCGCCCATTTCATCAACGTCGGACCCGTCCGGGACGATGCCGCCGGCGAGCTCGATGCCCAGTGGATGGCTCTCAGACCCGGGACGGACGCCGCCCTGCTGCTGGCCATCGCCCATGTGCTGATCCAGGAGGATCATTACGACGCGGGGTTCATCGGACGCTACACCGTTGGCTTCGAGACATTGCGGGATTATCTGTTTGGCAATGTGGACGGCGTCATCAAGGATGTCGCCTGGGCGGCCGGCATTACCGGTCTTGAAGCGCAGGACATCCTCACCCTTGCCCGGACCATGGCCTCGCGAAAAACCTTCATCATGATGGCATGGGCGCTGCAACGCGCCGACCATGGCGAACAGGCCTATTCGGCGGCAATCGCGGTGGCATCGCTGCTGGGTCGCATCGGTCTGCCCGGCGGAGGATTTGGTTTCGGTTATGCATCCGTATCGGGCATTGGCCAGCCGGCGTCGGCCGTGAAATGGCCGTCGCTACCGCAGGGGCAGAATGCGATTTCCGACTATATTCCGGTCGCCCGAATTGCCGACATGCTGCTGTCGCCGGGAGCGGAATACGACCATGATGGCAAAAAACGGATCTATCCGGACATCAGGCTGATTTATTGGGCTGGCGGCAATCCCTTTCACCATCATCAGGATCTCAATCGACTGGTTGAAGCTTGGCAGAAGCCTGAAACGATCATCGTTCACGAGCACTGGTGGAATGCCCACGCCCGGCATGCCGACATCGTGCTGCCGGCCTCGACATTCCTGGAACGCGACGACCTGGTCGCCAGCGGCCGCGACGGTTTTCTCGGATATTCGACACGAACAACGGCGCCACCTGCGGACGTATTCTCGGATCACGAGATCCTGCGTCGCGTTGCGGCAAAGCTGGGGACTGAAGCGGCATTCACCGGTGGATGGAGCGAATCCGAATGGCTGGAGAAGCTTTATGCCGACGCGCAGGCGAACGCCGCGTCAGGCGACATTTCCCTGCCCGATTTTTCGACGTTTCGGAATGTGGGACTGGTTGAGGTGGAAAGCCAAAACGCCGACAAGCCTTTCCTTGCCGCATTTCGCGCAGACCCGGTTGCCCATCCGCTGCACACGCCGTCCGGTCTGATCGAGCTTTCCTCGGAACTCATTGCCGGCTTCGATTATGTCGATTGCCCAGGTCATCCGGCTTGGGTGGAACCGGTCGAATGGCTCGGGGGCAAACTGGCGGCACTCTATCCACTGCATCTCCTGTCCTGCCAGCCGCATGACAAGCTACACAGCCAGTGGGACCATGCGGCACCGTCGCGCCGGACCAAAAGCGGAGGCCGCCAGCCGGTGCGCATTCATCCCGACGACGCCGCGGCTCGCGGACTGGCGCAAGGCGAGGTGGTGACCATTTCCAACGCTCGCGGTGCCTGCCTAGCGGTCGTTGCCATCACCGATGCCGTCATGCCCGGCGTCGTGCAGTTGGCGACGGGCGCCTGGTTCGATCCGGCGGATCCCTCGACGCCGGGTTCGCTGGAACTGAACGGCAATCCGAATGTCCTGACGCCGGATCGTGGAACTTCCCGCCTCACGCAGGGGCCAAGCCCGAACTCATGCCTTGTCGAGATTTCCCGTTTCATCGGCACGCCGCCGCAGGTGCGAGCCTACCGCCCGCCGGATCTGGTCCCCGACCCGCGATTGAATGACGCTCACGGAAAGGAATGCCCATGA
- a CDS encoding Bug family tripartite tricarboxylate transporter substrate binding protein, with the protein MNRFGTALLSLSMTLPAAGLAKADDYPSRPVSIVVPYPPGGAVDGVARVLAATLSVKTGKTFVVDNRAGGAGGVVGSSDVVKAAPDGYTLLLNASIHVVTPLINKNVPFDVVNDFTHISGIAAGPLLITTNPSDKANTLKEFFAEVKAAPDSYNFATSGYGSAGHLAVEVLKGEAGVDTEVVTYKGAGPALTDMIGGQVQLIADPILSSLPHVKAGRLKPLAVTSLTRSPLAPDVPTVAESGMPALEMLSWYGVWAPKNLDPKAAEYLGKVIQDVVTSTEFKDKLTVFGFEPMYKNSADLKAFVVDETQRYSKIVKTAGIKVE; encoded by the coding sequence ATGAACCGCTTCGGAACAGCATTGCTTTCTCTGTCGATGACGCTGCCGGCGGCCGGCCTCGCCAAGGCGGACGACTATCCCAGTCGGCCGGTGTCCATTGTCGTGCCCTATCCGCCGGGCGGTGCGGTCGATGGTGTTGCACGGGTTCTTGCCGCCACGCTTTCCGTCAAGACCGGCAAGACGTTCGTGGTCGATAACCGTGCTGGCGGTGCCGGCGGCGTGGTCGGTTCGTCCGATGTGGTCAAGGCCGCACCTGATGGCTACACCCTGCTGCTGAATGCGTCGATCCATGTGGTCACGCCGCTGATCAACAAGAACGTACCCTTCGATGTCGTCAATGACTTCACGCATATCAGCGGCATCGCGGCTGGCCCGCTGCTGATCACCACCAATCCGTCGGACAAGGCGAACACGCTGAAGGAATTCTTCGCGGAGGTGAAGGCGGCTCCGGATTCTTACAACTTCGCCACCTCGGGTTATGGCTCGGCTGGTCATTTGGCTGTGGAAGTCCTGAAGGGCGAAGCTGGCGTCGATACTGAAGTGGTTACCTACAAGGGAGCCGGTCCGGCACTTACCGACATGATTGGCGGCCAGGTGCAACTGATCGCCGACCCGATCCTGTCGTCCCTGCCGCATGTCAAGGCAGGCCGGCTGAAGCCGCTTGCGGTGACCAGCCTGACCCGCTCGCCCCTGGCACCGGATGTCCCGACCGTTGCCGAGAGCGGCATGCCTGCCTTGGAAATGCTCTCCTGGTACGGTGTCTGGGCGCCGAAAAATCTTGATCCAAAAGCGGCGGAATATCTCGGCAAGGTCATTCAGGACGTTGTCACCTCCACCGAATTCAAGGACAAGCTGACCGTCTTCGGCTTCGAGCCGATGTATAAGAACAGCGCCGATCTGAAGGCCTTCGTGGTTGACGAGACACAGCGCTACAGCAAGATAGTCAAGACAGCCGGCATCAAGGTAGAATGA
- a CDS encoding SDR family NAD(P)-dependent oxidoreductase → MDLGISGRNAVVTGASRGMGKAAAMALARENVDLTIIARTPETLQAAAAEIRAVTGARVTAVVGDITTLAGREAVLSVCPKPDILVNNADGELPGDFRNWSREDWLRGIDRMMLTPIDMMRLTVDGMMAREFGRIVNIVSRSVKIAQAELGMSNAARSGLVGFVAGLARQTIAHNVTINNVLPGIVASDGQRQHVEVLAQESGRSFDEIWAARAAQNPAGRYGRPEEIGAYITFLCSANAGFVTAQNLLIDGGQYPGTF, encoded by the coding sequence ATGGATCTCGGGATTTCCGGTCGAAATGCTGTCGTTACCGGCGCAAGCCGGGGCATGGGTAAGGCCGCCGCAATGGCTCTCGCGCGGGAGAATGTGGATCTGACCATCATCGCCCGCACACCCGAAACATTGCAGGCGGCAGCCGCAGAAATCCGCGCCGTTACCGGCGCCCGCGTCACCGCCGTCGTTGGCGATATTACCACGCTTGCCGGTCGTGAAGCCGTTCTGTCCGTCTGCCCAAAACCGGATATCCTGGTCAACAACGCCGATGGCGAGCTGCCCGGGGATTTCCGCAACTGGTCTCGTGAGGACTGGTTGCGGGGCATCGATCGGATGATGCTCACGCCGATCGACATGATGCGCCTGACCGTCGACGGAATGATGGCCCGCGAGTTCGGCCGTATCGTCAACATCGTGTCGCGCAGCGTCAAGATCGCCCAGGCCGAGCTTGGTATGTCGAATGCGGCGCGCTCAGGCCTGGTCGGTTTCGTCGCGGGCCTAGCTCGGCAGACGATCGCCCATAATGTGACGATTAACAATGTGCTTCCGGGCATTGTCGCTTCAGACGGCCAGCGCCAGCATGTCGAGGTGCTTGCTCAGGAAAGCGGCCGCTCTTTCGACGAAATCTGGGCCGCACGTGCGGCACAGAACCCGGCCGGCCGCTACGGACGCCCCGAAGAAATTGGCGCCTACATTACCTTCCTCTGCTCGGCCAATGCCGGCTTCGTCACTGCTCAGAACCTGCTGATCGATGGCGGGCAATATCCTGGAACATTCTGA
- a CDS encoding 4-hydroxy-tetrahydrodipicolinate synthase family protein, whose product MTAAAPKITGSFVALITPFDKSGAVDMGAFRELLSFHEANGTSAVLIMGSTGEVSMLSAEEKKKIIVETSKMKSAKMPIFFGCTGNNTDVTIENVKFAKDNGADGAILAAPAYICAPEADIEGYFLEVADATDLPLGLYNNPPRVKSDLHWDHLLRIFKHPNYVIHKESTARVGQVAQVLAARPDISVMCCDSPNLGLVVPTMSLGGHGTANMGGNIAPAEVAVMSRPWTSYVEAEGFRDNYLKLLPLLHYNYSAINPVAVKSLMKAVGLPAGELRRPLTGLEGEALAKGIRIVQDLGLDKKYGWKLQPASALAA is encoded by the coding sequence ATGACCGCTGCTGCCCCGAAAATCACCGGATCCTTCGTTGCCTTGATCACCCCATTTGACAAGTCAGGCGCCGTCGATATGGGGGCGTTCCGCGAATTGCTTTCCTTCCATGAGGCGAACGGCACCTCAGCCGTCTTGATCATGGGCTCGACCGGCGAGGTATCCATGCTGTCGGCCGAGGAGAAGAAGAAAATCATCGTCGAGACGTCGAAAATGAAATCGGCCAAGATGCCGATCTTCTTTGGCTGCACCGGCAACAACACAGACGTTACCATCGAAAATGTGAAGTTCGCCAAGGATAACGGCGCGGACGGTGCCATTCTCGCTGCTCCAGCCTATATCTGCGCCCCGGAAGCCGACATCGAAGGTTATTTCCTGGAGGTAGCCGACGCAACCGACCTACCCCTCGGGCTCTACAACAACCCGCCGCGCGTCAAGAGCGACCTGCACTGGGATCACCTGCTGCGCATTTTCAAGCATCCGAACTACGTCATTCACAAGGAATCCACTGCGCGTGTCGGCCAGGTTGCCCAGGTTCTCGCTGCGCGCCCGGATATTTCGGTCATGTGCTGCGACAGCCCCAATCTCGGCCTCGTCGTTCCAACAATGAGCCTTGGTGGTCATGGCACCGCCAACATGGGCGGTAATATTGCCCCGGCCGAAGTGGCGGTGATGTCGCGTCCGTGGACGAGTTATGTCGAAGCCGAAGGGTTCCGCGACAATTATTTGAAGCTTCTGCCGCTGCTGCACTACAATTACTCGGCCATCAATCCGGTGGCCGTGAAATCGCTAATGAAGGCTGTCGGGCTGCCGGCTGGCGAACTGCGGCGGCCATTGACCGGCCTGGAAGGCGAAGCGCTCGCAAAGGGCATTCGCATCGTCCAGGACCTCGGCCTCGACAAAAAATATGGCTGGAAGCTGCAGCCCGCTTCCGCCTTGGCCGCTTGA